The genomic interval AGGAAATGCGACTATATAAGCTCTCCAAAAGGCTTTAAACCATTGCAAGAAAAAAGTATCCGTAAAACCTACGTTGATGAGTGTGATAACAAATGACATCAACAAGGTCATAAACAGCGACATAAAAAAGGCAAATGTGATAAACTCATACTTCTTTGGAATCAAATTTTTCTCCTAAAATTCTTACTTCACGCTGCGGGTAAGGAATGCTGATATTGTTTACATGTAAAGCGCTATAAAGCGCTAAATTGACCTCATACTGTACCTTAAAATAGCGCTTCGTCGGCACCCAATAGCGAAGCCCAAGGGTGATGGAACTCTCGCCAAATTGTGCAATGCCAATGACGGGTTTATGCTCTTTGGAAACCTCGCTAAAGCCATCCAAAACCTCGTGCATCACGGCAATCGCTTTAGCAGGATCTTCTTCATACGCCACACCAATACTGGTCTCCACAACCCTAAACTCAAACGAGTTGACCAACACATCGCCGATCATCTTTTTATTGGGAATCGTGATGAGCTCTTCATCTTCATTGCGAAGCACGGTGTAGGAGAGTTTGATCTCTTCGACCACCCCGTAAAAACCACCGATGGAAAGCGTATCGCCGACTTTAAACGGACGCGAAATGATGAGTAAAACACCTGCTGCATAGTTGGAAACACTGCCTTGAAGAGCCAAACCAGCCGTCAAAGAAACCGCACCAATCGCCGCAACAAACGGAGCGATGGAAATGCCAATTTTTCCAAGGGCAATGACGATCATCGCAGTAAAAACCAGCATCTTAACCACGCTCGCGACAAACTTAGCCAGCGTGCTATCAAAATGGTTACTCTCAAACAGACGCATCAAAAGCGCATACACATACTTCGCCGCAAACCAACCTAAAACAACGATGATCAGCGCCCCCAAAAGCTGAAAACTGTAATGGGTC from Sulfurospirillum multivorans DSM 12446 carries:
- a CDS encoding DUF2798 domain-containing protein, which encodes MIPKKYEFITFAFFMSLFMTLLMSFVITLINVGFTDTFFLQWFKAFWRAYIVAFPAILIVVPIVRKLVKKLIIES
- a CDS encoding mechanosensitive ion channel family protein, with product MDKELQTLQKFYTVVIEFLTHYSFQLLGALIIVVLGWFAAKYVYALLMRLFESNHFDSTLAKFVASVVKMLVFTAMIVIALGKIGISIAPFVAAIGAVSLTAGLALQGSVSNYAAGVLLIISRPFKVGDTLSIGGFYGVVEEIKLSYTVLRNEDEELITIPNKKMIGDVLVNSFEFRVVETSIGVAYEEDPAKAIAVMHEVLDGFSEVSKEHKPVIGIAQFGESSITLGLRYWVPTKRYFKVQYEVNLALYSALHVNNISIPYPQREVRILGEKFDSKEV